One Narcine bancroftii isolate sNarBan1 chromosome 3, sNarBan1.hap1, whole genome shotgun sequence DNA window includes the following coding sequences:
- the LOC138757302 gene encoding uncharacterized protein, translating into MERMVQLKRLNIDPQSATTSNDFKHWVRCFKAYLQLSDPAVEEDDHRLLVLMSMVSPRVYESIQDTATYAVTMKVLKGLEQPVNRVYALYKLATQKQLPGESCRAYSQALRALGRACACSDRTAPETTDDLIRDAYVAEVRSNEVRQHLLEHGGENLEDMIRISETMEDAVLSMDTYSQSWTPRYEVSRMPSLNPTTPWPTDGLSATTTLTDATPTYYFCGRDKHSRSQCPVSKAKCQKSLKNGHFAVVCRSKMGAVKHSASCEAQPSPSHSNISSSVLSSNESEGSTVRQHLTSRNRRRTRKLQPFLAVMTLACLDLPHGAMITQAQAPTSMTTAAAITTTATRNVHFHTRKIFCRHSLHAYPITGTVALSHCIPENYSQNSRMQPVQKDRNRNEGLIPSNILPPGPLK; encoded by the exons ATGGAGCGAATGGTGCAACTGAAACGCCTCAACATCGACCCGCAATCGGCTACAACttcaaatgactttaagcactgggtgaggtgtttcaaagcttacctacaactctctgaccctgctgTGGAGGAGGACGACCATCGACTACTAgtattgatgtctatggtgtccccgagagtctatgaGAGCATTCAGGACACAGCCACTTACGCCGTAACCATGAAGGTATTGAAAGGACTCGAGCAACCGGTAAACAGGGTCTACGCCCTGTACAAACTAGCGACCCAGAAGCAactgcccggtgagtcctgtagagcttatagccAAGCACTAAGGGCACTGGGCAGAGCCTGTGCCTGCTCAGACAGAACTGCTCCTGAGACCACCGACGATCTTATTCGGGATGCTTACGTGGCCGAggtccgatcgaatgaggtgaggcagcacttgctagagcatgggggagaaaacctagaggacatgatccggatctcagagacaatggaggatgcagtcttaagtatggacactTACTCTCAGAGCTGGACCCCACGctatgaagtgagtaggatgccctccctcaaccctaccACCCCATGGCCCACTGATGGCCTGTCTGCCACCACTACACTGACTGATGCGACCCCGACGTACTACTTCTGTGGGAGGgataagcacagcaggtcccagtgtccaGTGAGTAAAGCCAAGTGCCAGAAgagccttaaaaatggccactttgctgtagtctgtcgctccaaaatgggcGCAGTCAAACACAGCGCCTCATGTGAGGCCCAACcgtcaccctcccattcaaatatctcttcttcagtgctctcgtccaatgagagcgagggctccactgTGCGGCAGCACCTGACGTCACGGAACAGGCGCCGTACGCGGAAACTACAGCCATTCCTCGCTGTGATGACGTTGGCCTGCTTGGACCTCCCACACGGAGCAATGATCACCCAGGCCCAAGCCCCGACTTCAATGACCACTGCTGCCGCCATCACCACTACCGCCACGAGAAATGTGCACTTCCACACCAGAAAAATTTTTTGTCGTCATTCACTCCATGCATATCCAATcactgggactgttgcactcag ccactgcattcCAGAAAATTATTCCCAAAATTCCAGAATGCAACCTGTGCAAAAGGATCGGAACAGAAATGAGGGACTCATTCCttccaatattttacctcctGGACCCCTAAAATGA